A genomic stretch from Deinococcus aquiradiocola includes:
- a CDS encoding efflux RND transporter permease subunit, producing the protein MKGQSENSGPVRALQQKLWERVNPIVGFSVTRYVLSIGIFVGVVVFGWISTRSLGVDLLPTVTIPVVSVNTTYSGASPESVDTQVTQVIESAVAQVTGVSSMSSTSSSGRSRVTLNFATGTDQNSAVNQVASLVASASRGLPSGAATPNVQSFNPNASAILEFGVTGGKASLDDVYDYAQNVLTPALQRVDGVANVSLSGGSQREVKVLLDADKLSAANLTPAQVSSAIAASNVNSSIGTITRGGDTLTYTTNSTLSSTTDIGNVLVDNARALRVSDLGEVQASSSTDSYTRVNGLPVVLVSIQQTSGSNAVSVVDNVRKAVAGTKLPANYSVTFSNDTTGPIRSAISSTTHELWVTALVVAVVTLLFLGRLNTALTVIAAIPISLAGAPILYSLLGFTFNQVSLLALIVAIGIVVDDSIVVAENVERYRALGYDRKEAVLRGASEVFSAVAAASLSLLAVLIPVSFISGIVGEYVRQFALGLSAAVLLSWLEALLFLTVRMAYTPDAHPLSWADFGRSFALAPARLRAGLLSVRTWGFWALALVLLGVLWGATHRPVLLLGVLLLPVLLGVLNAVWGVVFAFLEATTTTLSGLTGRVVDRVRDAYARSLDGALRFSPAVLLAAVAFLVLTGLVVGSRLNFTFTPSTDSGTLRANLRLPSGLSLSTTNELIARMENYFLSQKSVQTVQASVSGSGSNLNITLKPLDERESINTLTTTFQAALRNMYPDHTDVRANIFSGGGFRGMGTQQSLTLVSSNFDLLKARASRAVTTLEADPNVLSVSSGLDNSTTENRFVPSGTLLAGTGLTASSVASTLQSYASGSSAGNITLGGSTYPIQVSLDPADLRDEQSLLGLPVYSSTLSSNLTVGQLGSIVQATSPATISRNNRIYSLSLTYQPTTDTALSTTALNDRLVAELGTAGVTDNLVTVGSADSNSAFALGNQLGSIGLQSFALSLLLVYLVMGAQFNSFRYPLYLLLPVPFAVAGALWLVYLTGSSLDIFGVLGFLLLIGLSAKNAILYLEFVVEKMQELPFRDALLEASRLRFRPIVMTTLTVLVISLPLLLSHGSGSEFGKSLSIIIVGGISVSAVMTFYVVPAAFYLFEGRRARRQELEAQATYPVSAEWHPGD; encoded by the coding sequence GTGAAGGGCCAGAGCGAGAACAGCGGCCCGGTCCGGGCGCTGCAGCAGAAGCTGTGGGAGCGGGTCAATCCCATCGTGGGGTTCTCGGTCACGCGCTACGTGCTGAGCATCGGCATCTTCGTGGGCGTCGTCGTGTTCGGCTGGATCAGCACACGCTCGCTCGGGGTGGACCTGCTTCCTACCGTCACGATTCCCGTCGTGAGCGTGAACACCACGTACTCGGGTGCCAGCCCCGAATCGGTGGACACGCAGGTCACGCAGGTCATCGAGAGCGCCGTGGCGCAGGTGACGGGCGTGAGCAGCATGTCCAGCACGAGCAGCAGCGGCCGCAGCCGCGTCACGCTGAACTTCGCGACCGGCACCGACCAGAACAGCGCCGTCAACCAGGTGGCGTCCCTCGTCGCGAGCGCCAGCCGTGGCCTCCCGAGCGGCGCCGCGACCCCCAACGTGCAGTCCTTCAACCCGAACGCGAGCGCCATCCTGGAGTTCGGCGTGACGGGCGGGAAGGCCAGCCTGGACGACGTGTACGACTACGCGCAGAACGTCCTGACGCCCGCCCTGCAGCGCGTGGACGGCGTGGCGAACGTGTCGCTGAGCGGCGGGTCGCAGCGTGAGGTGAAGGTCCTGCTGGACGCCGACAAGCTCAGCGCCGCGAACCTCACGCCCGCGCAGGTGAGCAGCGCCATCGCGGCCAGCAACGTGAACTCGTCCATCGGGACGATCACGCGCGGCGGCGACACCCTCACGTACACCACCAACAGCACGCTGAGCAGCACCACCGACATCGGCAACGTCCTCGTGGACAACGCCCGCGCCCTGCGCGTCTCGGACCTCGGTGAGGTGCAGGCGTCCAGCAGCACCGACAGCTACACCCGCGTGAACGGCCTGCCGGTCGTGCTGGTGTCCATCCAGCAGACGTCCGGCAGCAACGCCGTGAGCGTCGTCGACAACGTCAGGAAGGCCGTGGCGGGCACGAAGCTCCCCGCGAACTACAGCGTCACCTTCAGCAACGACACGACCGGCCCGATCCGCAGCGCGATCAGCAGCACCACGCACGAACTGTGGGTGACGGCCCTGGTGGTGGCCGTCGTGACGCTGCTGTTCCTGGGTCGCCTGAACACGGCCCTCACGGTGATCGCCGCCATCCCGATCTCGCTGGCGGGCGCGCCGATCCTGTACAGCCTGCTCGGCTTCACCTTCAATCAGGTGTCGCTGCTGGCGTTGATCGTCGCGATCGGCATCGTGGTGGACGACAGCATCGTGGTGGCCGAGAACGTCGAACGCTACCGCGCGCTCGGGTACGACCGCAAGGAGGCCGTGCTGCGCGGCGCGAGCGAGGTGTTCAGCGCCGTCGCGGCGGCCAGCCTGTCGCTGCTGGCGGTGCTGATCCCCGTGAGTTTCATCAGCGGCATCGTGGGGGAGTACGTGCGGCAGTTCGCGCTGGGCCTGTCGGCCGCCGTGCTGCTCTCGTGGCTGGAGGCGCTGCTGTTCCTGACGGTCCGCATGGCGTACACGCCGGACGCGCACCCGCTCAGCTGGGCGGACTTCGGGCGCAGCTTCGCGCTCGCGCCCGCCCGCCTGCGCGCCGGTCTGCTGAGCGTACGGACGTGGGGCTTCTGGGCGCTGGCACTGGTGCTGCTCGGCGTGCTGTGGGGGGCGACGCACCGGCCCGTCCTGCTGCTCGGCGTGCTGCTGCTGCCGGTGCTGCTCGGCGTGCTGAACGCCGTGTGGGGCGTGGTGTTCGCGTTCCTGGAGGCGACCACCACCACCCTGAGCGGCCTGACGGGCCGCGTCGTGGACCGCGTGCGGGACGCGTACGCCCGCAGCCTGGACGGCGCGCTGCGCTTCAGTCCCGCCGTGCTGCTCGCCGCCGTCGCGTTCCTCGTCCTGACGGGCCTCGTGGTGGGCAGCCGACTGAACTTCACGTTCACGCCCAGCACCGACTCCGGCACGCTGCGCGCCAACCTGCGCCTCCCCAGCGGCCTGTCCCTGAGCACCACCAACGAACTCATCGCGCGCATGGAGAACTACTTCCTGAGTCAGAAGTCCGTGCAGACGGTGCAGGCCAGCGTCAGCGGGTCCGGCAGCAACCTGAACATCACCCTGAAGCCACTGGATGAACGAGAGAGCATCAACACGCTCACCACCACCTTCCAGGCCGCGCTGCGCAACATGTACCCCGACCACACGGACGTGCGCGCCAACATCTTCAGCGGCGGCGGATTCCGCGGCATGGGCACTCAACAGAGCCTGACGCTGGTCTCCAGCAACTTCGACCTGCTCAAGGCGCGCGCCAGCAGGGCCGTCACCACGCTCGAAGCGGACCCGAACGTCCTGAGCGTCTCCAGCGGCCTCGACAACTCCACCACCGAGAACCGCTTCGTGCCGAGCGGCACCCTGCTCGCCGGAACGGGCCTCACGGCCAGCAGCGTCGCCAGCACCCTGCAGAGCTACGCGAGCGGCAGCAGCGCCGGCAACATCACGCTGGGCGGCAGCACCTACCCCATTCAGGTGAGCCTCGACCCGGCCGACCTGCGGGACGAGCAGTCGCTGCTGGGCCTGCCCGTGTACAGCAGCACCCTGAGCAGCAATCTGACGGTCGGGCAGCTGGGCAGCATCGTGCAGGCCACGTCGCCCGCCACCATCTCCCGCAACAACCGCATCTACAGCCTGTCGCTCACGTACCAGCCGACCACCGACACCGCCCTCAGCACCACGGCCCTCAACGACCGCCTCGTCGCGGAACTCGGCACGGCGGGCGTCACGGACAACCTCGTGACGGTCGGGTCGGCCGACAGCAACAGCGCCTTCGCGCTCGGCAACCAGCTCGGAAGCATCGGCCTGCAGTCGTTCGCGCTGTCCCTGCTGCTCGTGTACCTCGTGATGGGCGCGCAGTTCAACAGCTTCCGCTACCCGCTGTACCTGCTGCTCCCCGTGCCGTTCGCGGTGGCGGGCGCCCTGTGGCTCGTGTACCTGACGGGCAGCAGCCTCGACATCTTCGGCGTGCTGGGCTTCCTGCTCCTGATCGGCCTGTCCGCCAAGAACGCCATCCTGTACCTGGAGTTCGTGGTGGAGAAGATGCAGGAACTCCCGTTCCGCGACGCGCTGCTCGAAGCGAGCCGCCTGCGCTTCCGGCCCATCGTGATGACGACCCTCACGGTCCTCGTGATCAGCCTCCCGCTTCTCCTGAGTCACGGGAGCGGCTCGGAGTTCGGCAAGAGCCTGAGCATCATCATCGTGGGCGGCATCAGCGTCTCGGCCGTCATGACCTTCTACGTCGTGCCCGCCGCCTTCTACCTCTTCGAGGGCCGCCGCGCCCGCAGGCAGGAGCTGGAAGCGCAGGCCACGTACCCTGTCAGCGCCGAGTGGCACCCCGGCGACTGA
- a CDS encoding cbb3-type cytochrome c oxidase subunit I, which translates to MTTTLPPRSVPDERVYALNPEKKVTLYFLVTGLVFLMVGVAIGPLQALNYAGIDVYRSLPFLKSYYQGLSLHGVLNALVFTTYFISGLLLYLPCRELGVRPNLKMSWAGYWIMTVGVLMAAVAVLGNNATLLYTFYPPLQGSPLFYIGAALLVVGSLVIGAQVVTIWTVWKRRHPREVTPLVTFMSVATWLMWFVASLGLVVEVVFLLIPWSLGLTRGVDPLLARTLFWYTGHPIVYFWLLPAYVSWYGLLPRSAGGVIASQTMARLAFVLFLLLSTPVGLHHQFADPGIGMGWKVLQMLLTFLVVIPSLLTAFSVGASLELGARARGGGGWSGWIRHLPWRDPVFVAQALAMITFIPGGAGGIVNASVALDAAVHNTAWIPGHFHITVGTATTLTFFGVTFWLLPHLTRKPLASRRMALWASWLWFWGMALFAVGMHWEGLIGIPRRTYLATATGLGDMLARAHIPMALTGISGLVLTVAAVLYFTVTFRTLFGPRVTAAQETPIPFSDSLEDAEHRALPAGAATVSPAGARIHGAQLVLDRLWVFTALALLLVVIMYGPTLIGMLLNPHPVPGLRLW; encoded by the coding sequence ATGACCACCACCTTGCCCCCCCGCAGCGTTCCCGACGAACGCGTCTACGCCCTGAACCCCGAGAAGAAGGTCACGCTGTACTTCCTCGTGACGGGCCTCGTCTTCCTGATGGTCGGCGTCGCCATCGGCCCGCTGCAGGCCCTGAACTACGCGGGCATCGACGTGTACCGCTCCCTGCCGTTCCTGAAGTCGTACTACCAGGGCCTGTCGCTGCACGGCGTGCTGAACGCGCTGGTGTTCACCACGTACTTCATCAGCGGCCTGCTGCTGTACCTCCCGTGCCGGGAGCTGGGCGTCCGCCCGAACCTGAAGATGTCGTGGGCCGGGTACTGGATCATGACGGTCGGCGTGCTGATGGCGGCCGTCGCGGTGCTCGGGAACAACGCGACGCTGCTGTACACCTTCTACCCGCCGCTGCAGGGCAGTCCGCTCTTCTACATCGGCGCGGCGCTGCTGGTGGTGGGGAGCCTCGTGATCGGCGCGCAGGTCGTCACCATCTGGACCGTCTGGAAGCGCCGCCACCCGCGCGAGGTGACGCCCCTCGTCACGTTCATGAGCGTCGCCACGTGGCTGATGTGGTTCGTCGCGTCGCTCGGACTGGTGGTGGAGGTCGTGTTCCTGCTCATCCCGTGGTCGCTGGGCCTCACGCGCGGCGTGGACCCGCTGCTCGCCCGGACGCTCTTCTGGTACACGGGGCACCCCATCGTGTACTTCTGGCTGCTGCCCGCGTACGTGTCGTGGTACGGGCTGCTGCCGCGCAGCGCGGGCGGCGTGATCGCGTCGCAGACGATGGCGCGCCTCGCGTTCGTGCTGTTCCTGCTGCTGTCGACCCCGGTCGGCCTGCACCACCAGTTCGCGGACCCCGGCATCGGCATGGGCTGGAAGGTCCTGCAGATGCTCCTCACCTTCCTGGTCGTCATTCCGTCGCTGCTCACGGCATTCAGCGTGGGCGCGTCCCTGGAACTCGGCGCGCGCGCCCGGGGCGGCGGCGGCTGGAGCGGCTGGATCCGCCACCTGCCGTGGCGCGACCCGGTGTTCGTGGCGCAGGCGCTCGCCATGATCACCTTCATTCCCGGCGGGGCAGGCGGCATCGTGAACGCCAGCGTGGCCCTGGACGCCGCCGTGCACAACACCGCCTGGATTCCCGGTCACTTTCACATCACGGTCGGGACGGCCACCACCCTCACGTTCTTCGGCGTGACGTTCTGGCTGCTGCCGCACCTGACGCGCAAACCCCTCGCGAGCCGCCGTATGGCCCTCTGGGCGAGCTGGCTGTGGTTCTGGGGCATGGCGCTCTTCGCGGTCGGCATGCACTGGGAGGGCCTGATCGGCATTCCGCGCCGCACGTACCTCGCCACCGCCACCGGCCTGGGCGACATGCTGGCCCGCGCGCACATCCCCATGGCCCTCACCGGCATCAGCGGGCTGGTGCTCACGGTGGCGGCCGTCCTGTACTTCACGGTCACGTTCCGGACGCTGTTCGGGCCGCGCGTGACGGCCGCGCAGGAGACGCCCATCCCGTTCAGCGACTCGCTGGAGGACGCCGAACACCGCGCCCTGCCCGCCGGTGCGGCCACCGTCTCGCCTGCCGGGGCGCGCATTCACGGCGCGCAGCTGGTGCTGGACCGCCTGTGGGTGTTCACGGCGCTCGCGCTGCTGCTGGTGGTCATCATGTACGGCCCGACCCTGATCGGGATGCTGCTCAACCCGCACCCCGTCCCCGGCCTGCGCCTCTGGTGA
- a CDS encoding response regulator, giving the protein MRDVPLKVLIVEDDPVALRLHDALVSAQPGFTVIGNAGTLRTARAMLLGLRPDLLLLDVHLPDGRGLELLEVLPSGTACVLITAANDLGSVMTALSHGAADYLVKPVEPERLTLALGRARERALLRGEGVLAQSQLDTLFGVPGATLPSGFDHSTLARVRAAVPSGEAVTAQEVADRVNLSRVTAWRYLELLREKGEVQLTRSSAGVGRPANRYRRTSPEPS; this is encoded by the coding sequence ATGCGTGACGTGCCCCTGAAGGTCCTGATCGTGGAGGACGACCCGGTCGCGCTGCGCCTGCACGACGCGCTCGTGAGCGCGCAGCCGGGCTTCACGGTCATCGGGAACGCGGGCACGCTCCGCACCGCGCGCGCCATGCTGCTCGGCCTGCGCCCGGACCTGCTGCTGCTGGACGTGCACCTGCCCGACGGACGCGGCCTGGAGCTGCTGGAGGTGCTGCCGAGCGGCACCGCCTGCGTCCTCATCACGGCCGCGAACGACCTGGGCAGCGTCATGACGGCCCTGTCGCACGGCGCGGCCGACTACCTCGTGAAGCCGGTCGAGCCGGAACGCCTGACACTCGCGCTCGGCCGTGCCCGTGAACGCGCCCTGCTGCGCGGCGAGGGCGTCCTCGCACAGTCGCAGCTCGACACGCTGTTCGGCGTGCCTGGCGCGACCCTCCCCAGCGGCTTCGACCACAGCACCCTGGCGCGCGTCCGGGCCGCCGTGCCGTCCGGTGAGGCCGTCACGGCGCAGGAAGTCGCGGACCGCGTGAACCTCAGCCGCGTGACCGCGTGGCGGTACCTGGAACTGCTGCGCGAGAAGGGTGAGGTGCAGCTCACGCGCAGCAGCGCGGGCGTGGGCCGCCCCGCGAACCGCTACCGCCGGACCAGCCCCGAGCCCAGCTGA
- a CDS encoding sensor histidine kinase, producing the protein MPSTSRLRVQARLFLWILAFFLALAVPLALLGSAALRGSIYRDYADRSLRESRVLAQDPGLLGAYRLARPASVIQPLAERVRALLGADYVTVTDRDARRLAHPDPALLGRTMVGGDLSSFRAGRTVVETVRGTLGVSVRAKVPVLLDGSVVGLVSVGFLLPRLTALFLEVVRQSAPWYALTLLLALLGAHVLSLRVRREMLGLEPEQIAAVTAQFRTVLHALEEGVMVLRGEQVQLLSPQAARLLSAPSGPLPVPVTALLPGEACRALLDLRAGDGPPLALTVQGRPLLVSVVGVPGGDWIVTWRDRASVQALSDELFQARRYAELLRAQAHEFSNRLHTLAGLLHLGETDAALESIYSSARLSAQARDAVMPLRNVTLAGLVLGKYERARELRLPFTLDPLSALPGTLPPEVVDAAALAVGNLVENAFEAVLAAGPGEAGGVRLLVAADPEGVQIEVRDSGPGVPAHLLPGVMARGVSSKGEGRGLGLALVNEAARSLGGDVQYARDDGPLGTRFTVTLPLDGHLPPDEHGPPDAPRPPEPQGPPDDGAGGPDA; encoded by the coding sequence ATGCCGAGCACGTCGCGACTGCGGGTGCAGGCGCGGCTGTTCCTGTGGATCCTGGCGTTCTTCCTGGCGCTGGCGGTGCCGCTCGCCCTGCTGGGCAGTGCGGCGCTGCGCGGCAGCATCTACCGGGATTACGCTGACCGCTCGCTGCGGGAGTCGCGGGTGCTGGCGCAGGACCCAGGCCTGCTGGGCGCGTACCGGCTCGCGCGGCCCGCGAGCGTGATCCAGCCGCTCGCGGAGCGGGTCCGGGCGCTGCTCGGCGCGGATTACGTGACGGTCACGGACCGGGACGCGCGCAGGCTCGCGCACCCGGACCCGGCACTGCTGGGCCGCACGATGGTGGGCGGCGACCTGAGCAGCTTCCGGGCGGGCCGCACGGTGGTGGAGACGGTGCGCGGCACGCTGGGCGTGTCGGTCCGGGCGAAGGTGCCGGTGCTGCTGGACGGGTCCGTGGTGGGCCTGGTGAGCGTGGGCTTCCTGCTGCCGCGCCTGACGGCGCTCTTTCTGGAGGTGGTGCGCCAGAGCGCCCCGTGGTACGCGCTGACGCTGCTGCTGGCGCTGCTCGGCGCGCACGTGCTGTCGCTGCGGGTGCGGCGCGAGATGCTGGGCCTGGAGCCGGAGCAGATCGCGGCCGTGACGGCGCAGTTCCGGACGGTGCTGCACGCGCTGGAGGAGGGCGTGATGGTGCTGCGCGGCGAGCAGGTGCAGCTGCTCAGCCCGCAGGCCGCGCGCCTGCTGTCAGCCCCGAGCGGGCCGCTGCCGGTGCCGGTCACGGCCCTGCTGCCGGGCGAGGCGTGCCGGGCACTGCTGGACCTGCGGGCCGGCGACGGGCCGCCGCTCGCGCTGACCGTGCAGGGACGACCGCTGCTGGTGAGCGTGGTGGGCGTGCCGGGCGGCGACTGGATCGTGACGTGGCGTGACCGGGCCAGCGTGCAGGCCCTCAGCGACGAGCTGTTCCAGGCACGGCGGTACGCGGAGCTGCTGCGCGCGCAGGCGCACGAGTTCTCGAACCGGCTGCACACGCTGGCGGGCCTGCTGCACCTGGGCGAGACGGACGCCGCGCTGGAGAGCATCTACTCCAGCGCGCGCCTGAGTGCGCAGGCGCGGGACGCGGTGATGCCGCTGCGCAACGTGACGCTGGCGGGCCTGGTGCTCGGCAAGTACGAGCGGGCGCGCGAACTGCGCCTCCCGTTCACGCTCGACCCGCTGTCGGCCCTGCCGGGCACGCTGCCGCCGGAGGTGGTGGACGCGGCGGCCCTGGCGGTCGGGAACCTCGTCGAGAACGCGTTCGAGGCGGTCCTGGCGGCCGGGCCGGGCGAGGCGGGCGGGGTACGGCTGCTCGTCGCGGCGGACCCGGAGGGCGTGCAGATCGAGGTACGGGATTCCGGGCCGGGCGTGCCCGCGCACCTGCTGCCGGGCGTGATGGCGCGCGGGGTGAGCAGCAAGGGCGAGGGGCGAGGGCTGGGCCTCGCGCTCGTGAACGAGGCGGCGCGCTCGCTGGGCGGGGACGTGCAGTACGCGCGGGATGACGGGCCGCTCGGGACGCGGTTCACGGTGACGCTGCCACTCGACGGGCACCTGCCTCCGGATGAGCACGGGCCTCCAGACGCGCCCCGGCCTCCGGAGCCCCAGGGGCCACCGGACGACGGGGCGGGAGGGCCGGATGCGTGA
- a CDS encoding AfsR/SARP family transcriptional regulator: MHAPATTPVPPAWKVVTFGGLSVERQGTPVEWTARSARDLFAALLASPDGVRRETLLEDLWGLAPSPAADNRFRVTAHRLRTTLGSPDSVQERGGRVRLSPDLLAAADFSLLHAALNAPPAAPDARLRTLDAALALYTGDFLPDDTLDRVQVARDAHRGAYARLSVERSVLACDAHACRDTVDALVHALRADPYLGEQHHQQLMTCLTVTDDRYAATEHYRRFVRFLRDELGDTPMPETVALAARIKCGEQICERRPGQHGPPPCPFLPQR; the protein is encoded by the coding sequence ATGCACGCACCCGCCACCACACCCGTCCCGCCCGCCTGGAAGGTCGTCACGTTCGGCGGCCTGAGCGTCGAACGCCAAGGGACGCCCGTGGAGTGGACGGCCCGCAGCGCCCGTGACCTGTTCGCCGCGCTGCTCGCCTCCCCGGACGGCGTGCGGCGCGAAACGCTGCTGGAGGACCTGTGGGGCCTCGCGCCCTCACCGGCCGCCGACAACCGCTTCCGCGTCACCGCGCACCGTCTGCGGACCACGCTCGGCTCGCCGGACAGCGTGCAGGAACGCGGAGGGCGCGTGCGCCTGTCCCCGGACCTGCTGGCCGCCGCCGACTTCAGCCTCCTGCACGCCGCGCTGAACGCCCCCCCCGCCGCGCCGGACGCGCGCCTGCGGACGCTGGACGCCGCCCTGGCGCTGTACACCGGGGACTTCCTGCCGGACGACACCCTGGACCGCGTGCAGGTCGCGCGAGACGCGCACCGCGGGGCGTACGCGCGCCTCAGCGTGGAACGCTCGGTCCTCGCCTGCGACGCGCACGCCTGCCGCGACACGGTGGACGCCCTCGTGCACGCCCTGCGCGCCGACCCGTACCTCGGAGAGCAGCACCACCAGCAGCTCATGACGTGCCTCACCGTCACCGACGACCGCTACGCCGCGACCGAACACTACCGCCGCTTCGTGCGCTTCCTGCGTGACGAACTGGGCGACACGCCCATGCCGGAAACCGTGGCGCTGGCCGCACGCATCAAGTGCGGCGAGCAGATCTGCGAACGCCGCCCCGGCCAGCACGGTCCTCCGCCCTGCCCCTTCCTCCCGCAGCGCTGA
- a CDS encoding efflux RND transporter periplasmic adaptor subunit gives MNQASSAPDPARPDPARTDAAPSRSGVPSSSGSSARRWWLIGIPLLLVVGFGSYELGQRSGTAGGAGSQASGGAFGAGQFGAGQAGAAGGFSGRRSGQTGTRAGGTGATSVGTGSSGAVIAVTASAVKTGTLVTDRTATGTVASTQQTSVSARTSGTVSGLAVAVGDTVRAGQTVVTLSSPDLNTAVQSAQNALDSAQVSLVTQRNQTTGSRAQLQAAVAAAQTTLANAQTTLTANERLYGIGAISQTDLNASRAQVQQAQSSLSSAQNSLNENARAGSEGIASLQLAVQKARITLSQAHQAAADARVTAPFDGQVTAIGVTGGTYVNAGTAAFTLTSSARQVTFNVPPSQSVGLKVGDLLSYTVGQSKYTVKVTQNAGAPVNGNVSLVAKFVDAANVPALGAVGAVAYPFTVASGVLVPSTALQVDSDTTFVYTVVDGKAKQVTVTVLGQANGQAAVNGLQSGAAVIAQPPSGLLDGASVTTAADGARAGSSSTARSDVKAAPAGTGTRSGSGGTPAGGPPAGGPGGAP, from the coding sequence ATGAATCAGGCCTCCTCCGCTCCAGATCCCGCCCGGCCCGACCCGGCCCGCACGGACGCCGCGCCGTCCAGGTCCGGCGTTCCGTCCTCTTCCGGCAGCAGCGCGCGGCGCTGGTGGCTGATCGGCATTCCGCTGCTGCTGGTGGTGGGCTTCGGCAGCTACGAGCTCGGGCAGCGCAGCGGCACGGCGGGTGGTGCGGGCAGCCAGGCGAGCGGCGGGGCGTTCGGGGCCGGTCAGTTCGGAGCCGGGCAGGCGGGCGCGGCGGGCGGCTTCTCCGGCAGGCGCAGCGGCCAGACCGGGACGCGCGCGGGCGGCACGGGCGCAACGTCCGTCGGGACCGGGTCGTCCGGCGCGGTCATCGCGGTCACGGCGTCCGCTGTGAAGACCGGGACGCTCGTCACGGACCGCACCGCGACCGGCACCGTCGCGTCCACCCAGCAGACGAGCGTGTCCGCCCGCACGTCCGGCACCGTCAGCGGTCTCGCCGTGGCGGTCGGCGACACGGTGCGCGCCGGGCAGACGGTCGTGACGCTCAGCAGCCCCGACCTGAACACCGCCGTACAGAGCGCTCAGAACGCGCTGGACAGCGCGCAGGTGTCGCTCGTCACGCAGCGCAACCAGACGACCGGCAGCCGCGCGCAGCTGCAGGCGGCCGTGGCGGCCGCGCAGACGACCCTCGCGAACGCGCAGACGACCCTGACCGCCAACGAGCGCCTGTACGGCATCGGGGCGATCTCGCAGACGGACCTGAACGCCTCGCGCGCACAGGTGCAGCAGGCGCAGAGTTCACTCAGCAGCGCGCAGAACAGCCTGAACGAGAACGCCCGCGCGGGCAGCGAAGGCATCGCCAGCCTGCAGCTCGCGGTGCAGAAGGCGCGCATCACGCTCTCGCAGGCGCATCAGGCCGCGGCGGACGCGCGCGTCACCGCCCCCTTCGACGGTCAGGTGACGGCCATCGGCGTGACGGGCGGCACCTACGTGAATGCCGGGACGGCCGCGTTCACGCTCACGAGCAGCGCGCGTCAGGTGACGTTCAACGTGCCGCCCAGCCAGAGCGTGGGCCTGAAGGTCGGCGACCTGCTGAGCTACACGGTCGGGCAGTCGAAGTACACCGTGAAGGTCACGCAGAACGCGGGCGCGCCCGTGAACGGCAACGTGTCGCTCGTCGCGAAGTTCGTGGACGCCGCGAACGTCCCGGCGCTCGGCGCGGTCGGCGCGGTCGCGTACCCCTTCACGGTCGCGAGCGGCGTGCTCGTGCCCAGCACGGCCCTGCAGGTGGACAGCGACACCACCTTCGTGTACACGGTGGTGGACGGCAAGGCGAAACAGGTGACGGTCACGGTGCTCGGGCAGGCGAACGGTCAGGCGGCCGTGAATGGCCTGCAGAGCGGCGCGGCCGTCATCGCGCAGCCGCCGTCCGGCCTGCTGGACGGCGCGAGCGTCACCACGGCCGCCGACGGCGCGCGCGCCGGGTCGAGCAGCACCGCCAGGAGTGACGTGAAGGCCGCGCCCGCCGGCACCGGCACCCGCAGCGGCAGTGGTGGCACGCCTGCCGGTGGCCCGCCCGCCGGTGGTCCTGGAGGCGCCCCGTGA